TTCAAGCCCGGCCTTACACTTCTAAAGTTAAGTGCCCGTCCATCAACTGGTAGACGTGGTCAGCGAAGTCACGGAGCCGTAAGTCGTGGGTGACCACCACGATGGCCTTGTTCTGTTCGCGGGCCAGTCGTTGGAGTAAGGCTCCCACGACCTTGACCCGGTCACTATCCAACGCCGCCGTGGGTTCGTCGGCCAAGATGATGGCCGGATTCTGGTACAACGCGCGGGCAATCGCTACCCGTTGGCTTTGCCCCCCGGAAAGCTCAGCGGGGTACTGGTTGACCACCTTGTCGATGCCCAGATCCGCCAGTAACTTGGTCAGGTCCGCCGCCGACAGGTTACCCTTAGGCTTGACCTTGTCGACCAGCCGAAACTGGTCTTTGACGGTCAGGTACGGTACCAGGTTATGCGCTTGCAAAATGAAGCCGATCCGGTTCAACCGCATCTGATCACGGTCTCTGGCCGATAGTTGGCCCAGGGCCTGACCATCGATCTGGACGTTCCCCTGACTAGGCGTTTGTAAGCCACCGGCGATGGTCAGAAAAGTACTCTTCCCCGCCCCGGACGGTCCCAAGACCAGACTCAATTCACCGGCCGTGGTTTCGAAGTTAATGTCCGTTAGAACTTGGACCCGACTGGTCTTTTGCCCAAAAACTTTATTGACGTGTTCCAATGTTAAAGTTGCCATGCCTTTATCCTCCAATCACGGTAACGGGATCGACCTTGAGAATCATCCGCACGGGAATCAGTGCGCCTAGTACCCCGGTCAACAGGATGCCTAGGGTCACCCCACCCAGCAACGGTAAGTTAAAGCTGATGGGGACGCCCAGCGGTAAGGCCCGCATGGTCGCAAAGGTCAACAATGCACCTAAGACTAGGCCGCTGACCACTAAGACTAGGGCCTGACTGATGGTGTTGCCCACCAGAAAGCGCGCCGGGATTCCCTGGGCCCGTAAGACCGCGTAGTTCGGTAGCTTCTGCATGGTCAGGATGTACAAGAAGACCGCGATGACCACCACGGCGATGATCATCAAGAACCCAATCATGAAGCCGAAGGTCGTGTTCTGGGCCGAATACCCCGGTAATTCGTTCACGAAGGTCTGAACGCTATAGGTCTTCAACGGACTCGTGGTAA
Above is a window of Levilactobacillus zymae DNA encoding:
- a CDS encoding ABC transporter ATP-binding protein: MATLTLEHVNKVFGQKTSRVQVLTDINFETTAGELSLVLGPSGAGKSTFLTIAGGLQTPSQGNVQIDGQALGQLSARDRDQMRLNRIGFILQAHNLVPYLTVKDQFRLVDKVKPKGNLSAADLTKLLADLGIDKVVNQYPAELSGGQSQRVAIARALYQNPAIILADEPTAALDSDRVKVVGALLQRLAREQNKAIVVVTHDLRLRDFADHVYQLMDGHLTLEV